A single region of the Opitutus sp. genome encodes:
- the uidA gene encoding beta-glucuronidase, with protein MLYPVINAHRSFIDLAGVWDFKVDTASTGEASGWFRAPLAHAIPMPVPASYNDIGQDASLRDHVGDVWYQRSLCVPTHTSAGRLELRFDAVAHHAVVWLDDHKLGEHQGGFLPFVFDVTALIRPGHLHRLTVKVGNVLSWQTFPPGEIRTPRDIENYPPDYRCQETHFDFFNYAGIFRPVRLVMTPASRIEKIRVNTGFDPNSGWLDYSTVTKGNAKILVTLRDTEGNSVASQTTPTGRLTVPSPRLWSPTDPYLYHLECRLVDDQNKTIDTYTERVGIRTVAVAGKKLLLNGTPIYLKGFGRHEDADVRGRGLDMALLVKDHNLMEWIGANSYRTSHYPYSEEAMRMADERGILIIDEVPAVGFNTWRHDPVVYLPERANDATLAAHLDTLTDLIERDHNHPSVIIWSVANEAATWEPGAVPYYEKVCGHVRQLDPSRPVMIVEAGRAITEPDRMPASRVAHLVDIVGINRYYGWYNDAGRLDLVRHQLERELKLWWSEHGKPILLAEYGADTIEGFHSDPPQMFTEEYQAESLARFHKAMDSVDFVIGEHVWNFADFATKQAAGRAFGNRKGVFSRSRQPKQAARLLRDRWRV; from the coding sequence ATGCTTTATCCTGTAATCAACGCCCACCGCAGTTTCATCGATCTGGCCGGGGTGTGGGACTTCAAAGTCGATACCGCTTCCACCGGCGAAGCCTCCGGCTGGTTTCGCGCTCCTTTGGCTCACGCCATTCCGATGCCGGTGCCCGCAAGTTACAACGACATCGGCCAAGATGCCTCGTTGCGCGACCACGTCGGCGACGTCTGGTATCAACGCAGCCTCTGCGTCCCTACACACACCTCGGCCGGGCGCTTGGAGCTGCGCTTCGACGCCGTCGCGCACCATGCCGTGGTCTGGCTGGATGATCACAAACTCGGCGAACATCAGGGCGGTTTTCTACCGTTCGTCTTTGACGTGACCGCCCTGATTCGTCCCGGCCACCTGCACCGCCTCACCGTGAAGGTGGGGAACGTCCTGAGCTGGCAAACCTTCCCGCCCGGCGAGATCCGCACCCCGCGCGATATTGAGAACTACCCGCCCGATTACCGCTGCCAGGAGACCCATTTCGATTTCTTCAACTACGCCGGTATCTTCCGTCCCGTGCGACTGGTGATGACCCCGGCAAGTCGCATTGAAAAGATCCGCGTCAACACGGGCTTCGATCCAAATTCCGGTTGGTTGGACTACTCCACTGTCACCAAAGGGAACGCCAAGATTCTTGTCACCCTCCGCGACACCGAGGGCAACTCGGTAGCTAGCCAAACCACCCCCACCGGCCGCTTAACCGTGCCATCCCCGCGTCTTTGGTCGCCGACCGATCCTTACCTCTACCACCTCGAATGCCGCCTCGTTGACGACCAAAATAAGACGATCGACACCTACACCGAGCGAGTGGGCATCCGCACCGTAGCTGTAGCTGGGAAAAAACTCCTGCTTAACGGCACGCCGATTTACCTAAAAGGCTTCGGCCGCCACGAGGATGCTGACGTGCGCGGACGCGGTCTGGACATGGCGTTGCTCGTTAAAGACCACAACCTCATGGAGTGGATCGGGGCGAATTCTTATCGCACCAGTCATTACCCTTACAGCGAGGAAGCCATGCGTATGGCCGACGAACGCGGCATCCTGATCATCGACGAAGTTCCGGCGGTGGGCTTCAACACCTGGCGGCATGACCCCGTGGTTTACCTCCCGGAACGTGCCAACGACGCTACCCTCGCCGCACACTTGGACACCCTCACGGATCTAATCGAACGCGATCATAACCACCCCAGTGTCATTATTTGGTCTGTGGCCAACGAAGCCGCCACCTGGGAACCCGGCGCGGTGCCCTACTACGAGAAAGTCTGTGGTCATGTGCGCCAGCTGGACCCCTCCCGCCCGGTCATGATCGTCGAGGCCGGCCGCGCCATCACCGAACCCGACCGCATGCCCGCTTCCCGCGTTGCCCACCTCGTCGATATCGTGGGCATCAATCGCTACTATGGTTGGTACAACGATGCCGGCCGCCTCGATCTCGTACGCCACCAACTGGAGCGCGAACTGAAGCTCTGGTGGAGTGAGCACGGCAAACCCATTCTGCTGGCCGAATACGGTGCCGACACCATCGAGGGCTTCCACTCGGACCCGCCGCAGATGTTCACCGAGGAATATCAGGCCGAGTCGCTGGCACGTTTTCACAAAGCGATGGACTCCGTCGACTTCGTCATCGGCGAACACGTGTGGAACTTTGCGGACTTCGCGACCAAGCAGGCGGCAGGCCGGGCTTTTGGTAACCGCAAAGGCGTGTTCTCTCGCAGTCGGCAGCCCAAGCAGGCCGCCCGCCTGCTGCGCGATCGATGGCGCGTTTAA
- a CDS encoding MFS transporter — translation MSVTPTPAAEARPLIAGEAPRAAASTTTRPEDRVPLKAKIASGAAGAVDVWANNIPNQLATPIFVTTLGLSPAIASLAMVIFRLYDAMIDTLMGWISDNTRSRWGRRKPYIFVGAILTGLAFPVMWQVGRDWSETALIYWLIGTGLLFYTCFAVWAMPYQSMMLELTPDYNERTSVSSYRTFFQKIAGLLVGWAWWLAQQPLIARAADGGPDTILGAQRVTLIAGALVIVLGMLPVFTTTERSYKSAVNQPKVSLKDNFRWTFANRPFLITALFTLFFVCASSLSNAFGFYLRLYYVSAGNMELASKLQGVESTIIVVLGILAIPAFNWLSQRIGKTWTLMTCMGLMLVGLVLRWWLFNPAYPWLSVVCGVLLAPAFTGIWQLIPSINGDVVDYDELRTGERREGAFASIFSWIVKASFSIGMGFGGPLVVWSGFVVSHGSTQIDGIFTHMRLLDAFLPATLVTLAMAVLLRYPLSPGRMQEVRAELEARRGCL, via the coding sequence ATGTCCGTCACCCCTACCCCCGCCGCCGAGGCCCGCCCGCTCATCGCGGGCGAAGCCCCCAGAGCCGCCGCCAGCACCACAACCCGCCCCGAAGACCGAGTCCCGCTCAAGGCCAAAATCGCCAGCGGGGCAGCCGGCGCGGTGGATGTCTGGGCCAACAACATCCCCAACCAACTGGCCACGCCCATCTTCGTGACCACGCTCGGCCTCTCCCCGGCGATCGCCAGCCTGGCGATGGTCATCTTCCGCCTCTACGACGCGATGATTGACACGCTCATGGGCTGGATCTCCGACAACACCCGCAGCCGCTGGGGCCGGCGCAAGCCCTACATCTTTGTCGGAGCGATCCTCACCGGCCTGGCCTTTCCGGTGATGTGGCAAGTCGGGCGTGATTGGAGCGAAACCGCTCTCATCTACTGGCTCATCGGCACCGGCCTGCTCTTCTACACCTGCTTTGCCGTCTGGGCCATGCCCTACCAGAGCATGATGTTGGAGCTCACCCCCGACTACAACGAGCGCACCAGCGTCAGCTCCTACCGCACTTTTTTCCAAAAAATCGCCGGGCTGCTCGTCGGCTGGGCCTGGTGGCTGGCGCAGCAACCCCTCATCGCCCGTGCTGCCGACGGCGGCCCCGACACGATCCTCGGCGCGCAACGCGTCACCCTCATCGCCGGCGCGCTGGTCATCGTACTCGGTATGTTGCCGGTCTTCACGACCACGGAACGGTCCTACAAGAGTGCCGTGAATCAACCCAAGGTATCGCTAAAGGACAACTTCCGATGGACGTTCGCCAACCGGCCCTTCCTGATCACGGCGCTGTTCACCCTGTTCTTCGTCTGCGCCAGTTCGTTGAGCAACGCCTTCGGTTTCTACCTGCGCCTCTACTACGTCTCCGCTGGCAACATGGAGCTCGCCTCCAAGCTCCAAGGCGTGGAGTCGACCATCATCGTCGTGCTAGGCATACTTGCGATCCCGGCCTTCAACTGGCTCTCGCAACGCATCGGCAAGACCTGGACCCTCATGACCTGTATGGGCCTCATGCTCGTCGGCCTGGTGCTGCGCTGGTGGCTCTTTAACCCGGCCTATCCGTGGCTCTCTGTCGTCTGCGGCGTGCTGCTCGCGCCGGCCTTCACCGGCATCTGGCAGCTCATCCCATCGATCAACGGCGACGTGGTGGACTACGATGAACTGCGCACCGGTGAACGCCGCGAAGGTGCGTTCGCCTCCATCTTCTCCTGGATCGTCAAAGCCAGCTTCTCCATCGGCATGGGCTTTGGTGGCCCGCTGGTGGTGTGGAGCGGCTTCGTCGTCTCACACGGCTCGACCCAGATCGACGGCATCTTCACCCACATGCGTCTGCTCGATGCGTTCCTGCCCGCCACGCTGGTGACCCTGGCGATGGCCGTGCTTTTACGCTACCCGCTCTCGCCGGGCCGTATGCAGGAAGTCCGCGCCGAACTCGAAGCGCGCCGAGGCTGCCTCTGA
- a CDS encoding PEP-CTERM sorting domain-containing protein, giving the protein MKNKNYTKNPVRTGLLALLALFASAPLASAQTVIYRETFQNTSGSNANLNTTGWFLYQTNSTTPATTQQYTGNMLISPNAGAGNFSALPNINNISNNTPSTSSQQTTQTADTSNNGFLFSNPTQNVGNVGTIFATNEYFSTGNNPTTGAGIASGVLTTDNISKISAVFAFGRTAVVVPTLRIGTTWFAYTVGTTPAVDGSFTALATNSPTVWDRSVFTSADWAPLSGMSAFIEGSTTSTISVGASAVLPASSAINAIGFYTTYTSASTGGLRLDNVTVETTAISAIPEPSTYAALAGLGVLILAVLRRRPAA; this is encoded by the coding sequence ATGAAAAACAAAAACTACACTAAAAATCCGGTGCGTACGGGGCTTCTGGCCTTACTCGCGCTGTTTGCCTCCGCTCCGCTAGCCTCCGCTCAGACCGTGATCTACCGCGAGACCTTCCAGAACACTAGCGGCAGCAACGCGAACCTAAACACGACGGGTTGGTTTCTCTATCAGACGAACTCGACGACGCCTGCCACGACTCAGCAATACACCGGCAACATGCTAATCAGTCCCAATGCGGGGGCGGGAAATTTCAGCGCCCTCCCCAACATCAACAACATCTCCAACAACACCCCCAGCACCAGCAGCCAACAGACCACGCAGACTGCCGATACCTCAAACAACGGGTTCCTATTCTCCAACCCAACCCAAAACGTGGGAAATGTCGGCACTATCTTCGCCACCAACGAGTATTTTAGCACCGGCAACAACCCCACTACTGGAGCTGGCATCGCTAGCGGTGTTCTGACAACCGACAACATCTCGAAAATATCGGCTGTGTTTGCGTTTGGTCGGACAGCCGTCGTCGTGCCGACGCTCCGCATCGGGACTACGTGGTTTGCCTACACCGTGGGCACTACCCCAGCAGTCGATGGCAGCTTTACGGCACTCGCAACAAACAGCCCCACGGTCTGGGACCGCAGCGTTTTTACCAGCGCAGATTGGGCTCCACTGTCCGGCATGTCCGCCTTCATCGAGGGTAGCACCACTTCGACGATATCGGTCGGTGCCTCCGCTGTGCTTCCGGCGTCGAGTGCGATCAACGCCATCGGCTTTTACACGACCTACACAAGCGCCAGCACCGGTGGCCTCCGTTTGGACAACGTAACCGTTGAGACAACGGCCATCTCCGCCATCCCCGAGCCCTCGACCTACGCCGCTCTCGCCGGCCTTGGTGTGCTCATTCTCGCTGTTCTTCGCCGCCGTCCCGCCGCCTAA
- a CDS encoding endo-1,4-beta-xylanase, producing MPLRAFEPVALGGESMLAADWAGTAVVRDSGPRDWGQAAFSIESVKDAQTERFSQVVRATTSKRYPDYWLAEIALPTERAIAKGDTLWMRLWFRTISAENEQREAELCVYFQQKDSPWGKSVVHRVSVGPEWTQLELPFTTQHNQPAGEATLNLGLGFRPQVIEIAGVELWRFPKTVPLAQLPRTRYTYEGRAADAAWRAQAIERIKKIRTTPLVVEVRGADGKPVPNATVVVNQTRNAFQFGTSVDSAMIMNKTPDAQRYRRALLENFNTAVIENGFKWQRWAPNQPKGRWPRAETIAAFDWLSAQNLRLRGHTLVWPGWKYTPEEFRPPALTDAATLSKAIDQHIVDLMNVTKGKLDSWDVVNEPLHERDYFTLLPETEAMAGWYKLAKKTDPKPRLFLNDYDMLTGGTSRETVQSILEKVAALRAAGAPVEGLGVQGHFGQAILGPERILADLDLLASAGLPVLITEFDINTPDEEVLGDFTRDFLLACYSHPAVAGVITWGFWEKNHWLPQAAMFRPDWSERPNAAAWRSLVNEAWNSRSTGKTDASGSFTSTVHHGDYEVSVRADKRATTTPSKVTVSASAAKVIITLP from the coding sequence ATGCCACTGCGGGCGTTTGAGCCCGTTGCTTTGGGCGGTGAATCCATGCTCGCAGCGGATTGGGCGGGCACCGCCGTAGTGCGCGATTCAGGTCCCCGCGACTGGGGCCAGGCGGCATTCAGTATAGAATCGGTGAAAGACGCCCAAACGGAGCGATTCTCCCAGGTTGTCCGCGCCACCACATCGAAGCGCTATCCCGACTACTGGCTTGCCGAAATTGCCCTTCCTACGGAGCGCGCCATCGCCAAAGGCGATACACTTTGGATGCGCCTCTGGTTCCGCACCATCTCGGCCGAAAACGAGCAGCGCGAAGCCGAACTCTGCGTCTATTTTCAGCAGAAGGACTCTCCCTGGGGCAAGTCGGTCGTCCACCGCGTCTCCGTGGGCCCAGAATGGACCCAGCTCGAACTGCCCTTCACGACCCAGCACAACCAGCCTGCGGGCGAGGCGACGCTCAATCTCGGCCTCGGTTTTCGGCCCCAAGTCATCGAAATCGCCGGTGTCGAATTGTGGCGTTTCCCCAAAACCGTGCCCCTAGCGCAGCTGCCGCGCACGCGTTACACGTATGAGGGCAGAGCCGCCGATGCCGCTTGGAGAGCGCAAGCGATCGAGCGCATTAAGAAAATACGCACAACGCCACTCGTCGTCGAGGTCCGCGGAGCTGATGGAAAACCGGTTCCCAACGCTACGGTTGTCGTAAACCAGACTCGCAACGCTTTCCAGTTCGGCACCTCCGTCGATTCGGCGATGATCATGAACAAGACGCCCGACGCGCAGCGTTACCGGCGAGCGCTGTTGGAGAATTTTAACACCGCCGTGATCGAAAACGGCTTCAAATGGCAGCGCTGGGCCCCCAATCAGCCGAAAGGCCGTTGGCCGCGCGCCGAAACGATCGCCGCCTTCGACTGGCTTTCGGCCCAGAATTTACGCCTTCGTGGGCACACCTTGGTGTGGCCCGGCTGGAAATACACCCCCGAGGAATTCCGTCCGCCCGCGCTCACCGATGCCGCCACCCTCAGCAAAGCAATCGATCAGCACATCGTCGATCTGATGAACGTCACCAAGGGCAAATTGGACTCCTGGGATGTGGTGAATGAGCCGCTGCACGAGCGCGACTACTTCACCCTGCTCCCCGAGACCGAGGCCATGGCCGGTTGGTATAAATTGGCGAAAAAAACCGACCCGAAGCCCCGGCTGTTTCTCAATGATTACGATATGCTCACCGGCGGCACCAGCCGGGAAACCGTGCAAAGTATCCTGGAAAAAGTTGCCGCCCTGCGCGCCGCCGGTGCGCCTGTCGAAGGCTTAGGGGTTCAAGGGCACTTCGGTCAGGCGATTCTGGGGCCAGAACGCATCTTGGCCGACCTTGATTTGCTGGCCAGCGCCGGCCTGCCGGTCCTGATCACCGAGTTCGACATCAACACGCCCGATGAAGAGGTGCTTGGTGATTTCACCCGCGACTTTCTTCTGGCCTGCTACAGTCATCCCGCCGTCGCCGGCGTCATCACCTGGGGCTTTTGGGAAAAGAACCATTGGCTCCCACAAGCAGCCATGTTCCGGCCGGATTGGAGCGAACGCCCCAACGCCGCCGCTTGGCGCTCGCTCGTAAATGAGGCCTGGAACAGCCGTTCCACCGGCAAAACCGACGCCAGCGGCTCGTTCACTTCAACCGTCCACCACGGCGATTATGAAGTGTCCGTGCGGGCCGATAAGCGTGCAACGACCACCCCGAGCAAGGTAACCGTGTCCGCCTCAGCCGCAAAGGTGATCATTACCCTCCCATGA
- a CDS encoding LacI family DNA-binding transcriptional regulator codes for MKKSATSVEKISPAKSGRVRMSDVAKLAGVSVMTVSGVFRDPGDTYPVAPETRARVLEAAQRLGYRPNGMARAMRSQRMGNIGYVMVKETRYLIVIPEMLAGVFNGLNNHDQHFTFIGVPPDQGNQAPTLPRAVREHSVDALIVDATVGVGPAVRKRLEESRVPIANLNDKQVSNSVWVDDAAAARIGTQYILSKGYRRVAFLSFSLGLHNGHYSYEVRRGAYFAVMSEAGLPAREVIIADRPIGYQQLEAVLLSKDRPEAFVCYSDHDAMLAQRVTTRLGLKVPGDLALLGFNGRLGNSELSPVALTTLAIPWYEMGLAAAEMAFKLGQTGPMATLESQRFEATLVLGASV; via the coding sequence ATGAAAAAGAGCGCAACCTCGGTAGAAAAAATTTCTCCAGCCAAATCCGGCAGAGTCCGGATGTCTGATGTGGCCAAGTTGGCTGGTGTATCCGTCATGACGGTAAGCGGTGTTTTTCGTGACCCCGGTGACACGTATCCGGTGGCACCGGAAACGCGCGCACGCGTCCTCGAAGCCGCACAGCGTCTTGGCTATCGGCCCAATGGCATGGCGCGCGCCATGCGAAGCCAGCGCATGGGGAATATCGGCTACGTCATGGTGAAGGAAACCCGTTACCTGATCGTGATCCCCGAAATGCTCGCCGGCGTGTTCAACGGTCTCAACAACCACGACCAACACTTCACCTTTATTGGCGTCCCACCGGATCAGGGTAACCAAGCACCCACACTCCCGCGTGCCGTACGCGAACACTCCGTCGACGCCCTCATCGTGGACGCAACCGTAGGCGTGGGCCCCGCAGTCCGGAAGCGCCTGGAAGAATCCCGCGTCCCGATCGCCAACCTTAACGATAAACAAGTCTCAAATAGCGTCTGGGTGGACGATGCCGCCGCTGCGCGTATCGGCACGCAATATATCCTGAGCAAAGGCTACCGCCGCGTGGCCTTCCTGTCTTTTTCTCTCGGGCTGCACAACGGGCACTACAGCTACGAAGTCCGGCGCGGCGCCTATTTTGCGGTGATGAGCGAGGCGGGCCTTCCCGCTAGAGAGGTCATCATCGCGGATCGCCCGATCGGCTACCAGCAACTGGAGGCGGTACTTCTCTCGAAAGACCGGCCCGAGGCCTTTGTCTGTTATAGTGACCACGACGCCATGCTTGCCCAGCGCGTGACCACCCGACTCGGCTTAAAAGTTCCCGGCGATCTCGCGCTTCTCGGCTTTAACGGTCGCCTCGGCAACTCGGAGTTATCCCCTGTCGCACTCACCACACTTGCCATCCCGTGGTATGAGATGGGCCTCGCCGCTGCCGAGATGGCCTTCAAACTCGGTCAAACCGGGCCCATGGCCACCTTAGAATCGCAACGCTTTGAGGCCACCTTAGTGTTGGGCGCTAGCGTTTAA
- a CDS encoding SMP-30/gluconolactonase/LRE family protein codes for MIKLLSSLVTLWVFIAACCFGAEEHPVLAPGAQLEKLAGGFKFTEGATCDPQGNVFFVDQPNNRIHRWSTDGKLSTFMDPAGRANGMCFDSKGMLFVCADEKNELWAVTADGKASVLAQTFGDKRLNGPNDVYAHPSGALYFTDPYYPRPWWGHKIMPQPSQQVYRLSADRQHLVKLTDDLKQPNGIVGTPDGKRLFVADIGAKRTWVYEVQADGTLTNKKLFCEMGSDGMTLDTQGNIYLTGKGVTVFDKSGVRISQIEVPENWTANICFGGADRQTLFITASTGLYSVRTQFKGANPGK; via the coding sequence ATGATAAAACTACTCTCATCCCTCGTGACTCTATGGGTTTTCATTGCTGCGTGTTGCTTCGGTGCCGAAGAACACCCCGTTCTCGCTCCCGGCGCGCAACTCGAGAAACTGGCTGGTGGCTTCAAGTTCACCGAAGGTGCCACCTGCGATCCGCAGGGAAATGTCTTTTTTGTCGACCAGCCCAACAACCGCATCCACCGGTGGAGCACCGACGGCAAGCTTTCCACTTTCATGGACCCCGCAGGCCGCGCGAACGGCATGTGCTTCGACAGCAAGGGAATGCTGTTCGTCTGCGCCGACGAAAAGAACGAGCTTTGGGCGGTCACCGCCGATGGCAAGGCCAGCGTACTGGCCCAGACGTTTGGCGACAAACGGCTCAACGGCCCCAACGACGTTTATGCGCATCCTTCCGGCGCGCTCTATTTTACCGACCCCTATTACCCGCGTCCTTGGTGGGGGCACAAAATCATGCCGCAGCCCTCGCAGCAGGTGTATCGCCTCTCGGCAGACCGCCAGCATCTGGTGAAGCTCACCGACGACTTGAAGCAGCCCAACGGCATCGTCGGCACGCCGGACGGGAAACGGCTCTTCGTGGCCGACATAGGTGCCAAGCGGACTTGGGTTTATGAGGTACAAGCCGATGGCACGCTAACGAACAAGAAGCTTTTTTGCGAAATGGGTTCCGATGGTATGACGCTCGACACCCAGGGTAATATTTACCTCACCGGTAAGGGCGTAACCGTTTTCGACAAGTCCGGTGTTCGCATCTCGCAGATTGAGGTGCCGGAGAACTGGACGGCCAACATCTGCTTCGGCGGGGCCGACCGGCAGACTCTCTTCATCACCGCCAGCACGGGCCTGTATAGTGTGCGCACCCAGTTCAAAGGCGCGAACCCTGGCAAGTAA
- a CDS encoding beta-glucosidase — protein MHPAESRRLDFPKNFVWGVATAAPQIEGAAFADGKGESVWDHFSRQPGRVHKGDTLDIACDHYHRFDDDFALMAKLGVKHYRLSIAWPRIIPDGEGAVNQAGIDFYHRLFDSLEKHGITPWVTMFHWDTPQALEVHGGWRNRRTPEAFGRYADTIVKAFGKRVKNWITINEIRCFTHLSYAGNLNKAPGLRESPQVVNQTVHHALLAHGHGVRAVREFGGRGARVGITDNLEVFIPVEETEPHLAATRAAFTYENDRILGAIYHGRYTPAFLRACGKDRPEVKRGDFDLIGQPTDFLGLNIYTGTFVRATKGKGFERLAFPPGYPQTTLAGWLKTVPQSIYWGTKMAADVYGAKNIYITENGYGTIEEPNSSGEIHDLHRRDYLRQYLVELRRAITDRVPVKGYFCWSFMDNYEWEDGYSIRFGLVHTDYQTQKRTPKLSAHWYSTVMRENRIV, from the coding sequence ATGCATCCCGCCGAATCACGCCGTCTTGATTTCCCCAAAAACTTTGTCTGGGGCGTGGCCACCGCCGCCCCGCAAATTGAAGGCGCCGCCTTCGCCGACGGCAAAGGGGAATCCGTCTGGGACCACTTTTCCCGCCAGCCAGGCCGGGTGCACAAGGGCGACACCCTCGACATAGCCTGCGACCATTACCATCGCTTCGACGACGACTTTGCCCTCATGGCGAAACTCGGGGTAAAGCACTACCGGCTTTCAATCGCGTGGCCTCGCATCATCCCGGATGGCGAAGGTGCGGTGAACCAAGCCGGTATCGATTTTTACCACCGCCTGTTCGATTCCCTCGAAAAACACGGGATCACGCCCTGGGTGACGATGTTTCACTGGGACACGCCCCAAGCCCTCGAAGTCCACGGCGGCTGGCGCAATCGCCGCACCCCGGAAGCCTTCGGGCGGTATGCCGACACCATCGTAAAAGCCTTTGGTAAACGGGTGAAAAACTGGATAACGATTAACGAAATCCGCTGCTTCACGCATTTATCCTACGCGGGGAATCTCAACAAGGCGCCCGGCCTGCGGGAATCGCCCCAGGTGGTCAATCAGACCGTTCACCACGCCCTGCTCGCGCACGGCCATGGCGTGCGCGCCGTCCGCGAATTCGGCGGCCGGGGCGCTCGTGTCGGCATCACCGACAACCTCGAAGTGTTTATACCGGTCGAAGAGACGGAGCCCCACCTCGCCGCCACCCGAGCCGCCTTCACTTATGAAAATGACCGTATCCTCGGCGCTATTTATCACGGCCGCTACACCCCCGCTTTTTTGCGTGCCTGCGGCAAAGATCGCCCCGAGGTCAAACGCGGCGACTTCGATCTGATCGGCCAGCCCACCGACTTCCTTGGCCTCAATATCTATACCGGCACCTTTGTTCGCGCCACCAAAGGCAAGGGCTTCGAGCGCCTGGCCTTTCCGCCCGGTTATCCCCAGACCACGCTTGCCGGCTGGCTTAAGACGGTCCCCCAGTCGATTTATTGGGGCACCAAAATGGCTGCGGACGTCTACGGTGCCAAAAACATCTACATCACCGAAAACGGCTACGGCACCATTGAGGAGCCCAACTCCTCCGGAGAGATCCACGACCTGCATCGCCGGGACTATCTGCGCCAATACTTGGTCGAACTGCGTCGTGCCATCACCGATCGCGTTCCGGTGAAGGGCTATTTCTGCTGGTCGTTCATGGACAATTATGAATGGGAAGACGGTTACAGCATCCGCTTCGGACTGGTCCACACCGACTATCAAACCCAAAAACGCACCCCCAAGCTGAGCGCCCACTGGTATTCCACCGTGATGCGTGAAAACCGCATCGTCTAA
- a CDS encoding FAD-dependent monooxygenase: MMRVIVIGSGIAGLSLALALRRVGIEATIYERAPQLTEIGAGISLWANAFRALDCLGVGAAVRAACLPVNLSEFRTRNGHKIAGSFQTASFERQLATTPFLAMIHRADLVALLSKYLPADTAHYGFECVGAETQGSRAVVRFKNGHCDEADLVIGADGIRSAIRTTLFGATQPRYAGYTCWRGVCDRPSTVGPGYLAEWWGRGRRFGITTLPGDQVYWWATKNEPAFERGANERAAVTTAFQGWAGPVTEIIAATPAAAVLRNDILDRPPTRFWSKDRIGLIGDAAHPTTPNLGQGGCLAIEDAVALARHLSNGADPEAGLTSFAAERFPRTTAVTKESLRFGSIGQWEGRFATWGRDKAFELLLPLIGPKSMSKYAQFDVGHHPLVP; the protein is encoded by the coding sequence ATGATGCGGGTAATCGTGATCGGCTCCGGCATCGCAGGACTTTCGCTCGCCCTTGCCCTGCGACGCGTCGGGATCGAAGCGACGATCTACGAGCGAGCGCCCCAACTAACCGAAATTGGCGCAGGCATCAGCCTCTGGGCCAATGCCTTTCGCGCACTGGATTGCCTTGGGGTTGGCGCCGCCGTCCGGGCCGCATGCCTGCCAGTCAACTTATCCGAGTTCCGCACCCGTAACGGGCACAAGATCGCGGGTTCATTCCAAACCGCATCGTTCGAGCGGCAGCTCGCAACAACTCCGTTTCTTGCGATGATCCACCGCGCCGACTTGGTGGCCTTGTTATCTAAATACTTACCCGCAGACACGGCCCACTATGGGTTCGAGTGCGTCGGCGCCGAAACGCAGGGATCGCGGGCCGTGGTCCGCTTCAAGAACGGACACTGCGACGAAGCGGATCTCGTCATCGGTGCCGACGGGATTCGGTCGGCGATCCGCACCACGCTGTTCGGGGCTACCCAGCCTCGCTACGCCGGCTACACCTGTTGGCGAGGCGTGTGCGACCGCCCTTCCACAGTGGGTCCAGGATATTTGGCCGAGTGGTGGGGCCGTGGGAGGAGGTTCGGCATCACGACCCTGCCAGGGGATCAGGTTTATTGGTGGGCGACGAAGAATGAGCCAGCGTTCGAACGCGGCGCCAACGAGCGAGCCGCCGTAACCACGGCGTTTCAGGGTTGGGCGGGCCCGGTCACCGAGATTATTGCTGCCACGCCTGCGGCGGCCGTCCTCCGCAACGACATCCTCGACCGCCCGCCGACGCGCTTTTGGTCCAAAGATCGCATAGGACTCATTGGGGATGCGGCCCACCCCACGACCCCTAATTTGGGACAGGGCGGGTGCCTGGCCATCGAGGACGCCGTAGCACTTGCGAGGCACCTGAGCAACGGGGCGGACCCGGAAGCGGGTTTAACATCATTCGCCGCCGAGCGGTTTCCACGGACGACCGCAGTCACCAAAGAATCCTTGCGCTTCGGTTCCATCGGCCAGTGGGAGGGTCGATTTGCAACGTGGGGACGCGATAAAGCGTTTGAGCTGCTCCTACCGCTCATTGGCCCAAAGAGTATGTCGAAGTACGCCCAGTTCGACGTGGGTCACCACCCGCTCGTGCCCTAA